In one Podarcis muralis chromosome 7, rPodMur119.hap1.1, whole genome shotgun sequence genomic region, the following are encoded:
- the LOC114603087 gene encoding ribonuclease Oy-like — MMAANSVALGLFCMSFSWLLVRPEDLWRQQQAKVETSRSCPWRCMSFVQMWPGTFCIALGRRFECVLPKDANTWTIHGLWPSNIMGCCPYRYLFPSDLVDLTAELNEHWPSFINLSNFQFWEKEWQKHGSCAGCVEALSSPDKYFRAALFLRTKYNIDSAFQRAAIIPSCIQSYQLSTFVTVLRPVLGDQYELQCVTDVQGRQILVQIKVSLHSNFSSSCIEDSDYNISPYKPCRSERTVFYFPTSQKFPRNPCP, encoded by the exons aTGATGGCAGCCAATTCCGTCGCTCTGGGTTTATTCTGCATGAGTTTTTCCTGGTTGCTGGTTCGCCCTGAGGATCTCTGGAGGCAGCAGCAGGCCAAGGTGGAGACCTCTAG GTCCTGTCCTTGGCGATGCATGAGCTTTGTCCAGATGtggcctggaaccttctgcata GCTCTGGGAAGGAGGTTTGAGTGCGTCCTGCCGAAAGACGCAAACACCTGGACCATTCATGGATTATG GCCCAGCAACATAATGGGCTGCTGCCCATATAGATACCTCTTCCCCTCCGACCTGGTG GACTTGACGGCTGAACTGAATGAGCATTGGCCATCCTTCATCAACCTGAGCAACTTCCAGTTCTG GGAGAAAGAGTGGCAGAAACACGGGAGCTGCGCCGGCTGCGTGGAAGCGCTCAGCTCTCCCGACAAATACTTCCGAGCCGCCCTTTTCCTGCGCACAAAATATAACATTGACAG CGCCTTTCAAAGAGCAGCCATCATCCCATCTTGCATCCAGAGCTACCAG CTCAGCACCTTTGTGACTGTGTTGCGGCCCGTCCTGGGAGACCAATATGAACTCCAGTGCGTGACCGACGTCCAG GGGCGTCAAATATTGGTGCAAATAAAGGTTTCGCTCCACAGCAATTTCTCCTCCAGCTGCATCGAAGACTCCGACTACAACATCTCCCCTTATAAGCCCTGCAGGAGCGAGAGGACGGTTTTCTATTTTCCCACCAGCCAGAAGTTCCCACGCAACCCCTGTCCCTGA